The following coding sequences are from one Chloracidobacterium sp. window:
- a CDS encoding nucleotidyltransferase family protein, with translation MKLEEMLRSKREEILRICAKHSAYKVCLFGSVARGQADDASDIDLLVEFEPGRSLFDHGALWVELNGLLGCKVDVVSARGIKPRLRERVLAEAVPL, from the coding sequence ATGAAGCTGGAAGAGATGCTTCGAAGTAAGCGGGAAGAGATTCTGCGTATTTGCGCAAAGCATAGCGCGTACAAAGTGTGTCTCTTCGGCTCTGTCGCCCGTGGACAAGCCGACGACGCAAGCGACATTGACCTTTTAGTGGAGTTTGAGCCGGGACGCAGCCTGTTTGATCACGGGGCGCTCTGGGTCGAGCTGAATGGCCTGCTAGGTTGCAAAGTGGACGTTGTCAGCGCGCGCGGCATCAAGCCGCGCCTACGCGAGCGCGTGCTGGCGGAAGCCGTGCCGTTATGA
- a CDS encoding Ig-like domain-containing protein, which produces MGDTGPSLLDKKGRLCPCLLCGPPSAAECTPTPVNGLTPTWSSSDPSVLRVTEQGFAEAVGVGTALVAGRVGDVTTTVRLTVERGGTRRRGTAKERRAA; this is translated from the coding sequence GTGGGTGACACCGGGCCGTCCCTGCTGGACAAGAAGGGGCGGCTCTGTCCTTGCTTGCTATGCGGGCCGCCCTCTGCCGCCGAATGCACGCCAACGCCGGTGAACGGGCTGACGCCGACGTGGTCGTCGTCTGATCCGAGCGTGTTGCGGGTGACGGAACAGGGCTTTGCGGAGGCGGTCGGGGTCGGGACGGCGCTCGTGGCCGGACGGGTTGGGGATGTGACGACGACGGTGAGGCTCACGGTCGAGCGCGGGGGCACGCGGCGGAGGGGTACGGCGAAGGAGCGGCGTGCCGCATGA